In Miniphocaeibacter halophilus, the following proteins share a genomic window:
- a CDS encoding TAXI family TRAP transporter solute-binding subunit, which produces MKRKCSLFLLVVLLLFSVTSCGKSSNTKKYSVGGGSVGGNFYLMGGGVANTLNNYINDKYIYSAETTGGSSANLVMLQDGNAEFGISMTASIAEAIEGKAKWTDGKSFDKLRGGLALYPSWLTIYTLKSSGIETLDDLNGKVVGLGSKGMAMDSVFREFFESRGIKPSQIHNDGHSATATAIDNGIVDAAVLFSYPPFASISELESTKDLNFVELSEEEQKELVDTYSFYTASDMPGGSYKAAKDDIRSVSEWNMLVTSVDVPEEDVYIAVKTLLEHQDDMLAVHGSAKYMTPENILNYNIPLHLGVIKYLEELGIEIPEELLPEEYNKK; this is translated from the coding sequence ATGAAAAGAAAATGTTCGTTATTTTTACTTGTAGTTTTACTTTTATTCTCTGTAACATCTTGTGGAAAATCTAGTAATACTAAAAAGTATTCAGTGGGAGGAGGTTCAGTAGGAGGAAACTTTTATTTAATGGGCGGAGGAGTTGCAAATACATTAAATAATTATATTAACGATAAATATATATATTCCGCTGAAACTACTGGAGGAAGTAGTGCGAATTTAGTTATGCTTCAAGATGGAAATGCAGAATTTGGAATTTCAATGACAGCATCTATTGCAGAAGCTATTGAGGGAAAAGCGAAATGGACAGATGGAAAATCCTTTGACAAACTTAGAGGAGGACTTGCATTATATCCATCTTGGTTGACTATATATACATTGAAAAGCTCAGGAATAGAAACCTTAGACGATTTAAACGGAAAGGTTGTAGGTTTAGGTTCAAAGGGAATGGCTATGGATTCGGTATTTCGTGAATTTTTTGAAAGTAGGGGCATTAAGCCTTCACAAATACATAATGATGGGCATAGTGCTACAGCAACGGCTATTGATAATGGGATAGTTGATGCAGCGGTTCTATTTTCATACCCACCTTTTGCATCTATTAGTGAATTGGAAAGTACCAAAGATTTAAATTTTGTTGAGTTATCAGAGGAAGAACAAAAGGAATTAGTGGATACTTACAGTTTTTATACTGCAAGTGATATGCCGGGAGGTTCTTATAAAGCGGCAAAAGATGATATAAGAAGTGTTTCGGAATGGAATATGTTAGTTACCAGTGTAGATGTTCCAGAAGAAGATGTTTATATTGCTGTTAAAACTTTACTGGAGCATCAAGATGATATGTTGGCAGTACATGGTAGTGCAAAATATATGACACCGGAAAATATATTAAATTATAATATACCATTGCATTTAGGAGTTATTAAATATTTAGAAGAATTGGGAATAGAGATTCCAGAAGAATTATTACCTGAAGAATATAACAAAAAATAA
- the cas5b gene encoding type I-B CRISPR-associated protein Cas5b produces the protein MKAIRLSLYQDLVNYKKPMSFQLKETYPLPPYSTIIGMVHNACKFEEYKEMDISVQGKYFSKVNDLYTRYEFKNGMKYDKTRHQIKAGDYGVTRGISTQELLVDVELIIHIVPKDENLIDIIYNSLKEPWEYLSLGRREDIVTIEEVKIVDFEEVEYQKSQRYDFGYFAYVPYEKKDDFKYIKNIQNIEVEGTIFTINKNYQLVNYGTKAKPKIFRKWKKIKVKYAEIRNASRRKEILVDNDGYILFLV, from the coding sequence ATGAAAGCAATTAGGCTTTCTTTATACCAGGACTTAGTAAACTACAAGAAGCCAATGAGTTTTCAATTAAAAGAGACCTATCCTCTACCACCTTATTCTACAATTATAGGTATGGTTCATAATGCCTGTAAATTTGAAGAATATAAGGAAATGGATATTAGTGTTCAGGGAAAATACTTTTCTAAAGTAAATGATTTATATACAAGATATGAATTTAAAAATGGAATGAAATATGATAAGACTAGACATCAAATAAAGGCAGGAGATTATGGTGTAACTAGAGGTATTTCCACTCAAGAGCTTTTAGTAGATGTAGAATTAATTATTCATATTGTACCTAAAGATGAAAATTTAATAGATATTATTTACAATTCTTTAAAGGAGCCTTGGGAATATCTTTCCTTAGGAAGAAGGGAAGATATTGTAACAATAGAAGAAGTGAAAATAGTAGACTTTGAAGAAGTAGAGTATCAAAAAAGCCAAAGATATGATTTTGGATATTTTGCATATGTTCCTTATGAAAAAAAAGATGACTTTAAATATATTAAAAATATACAAAATATAGAGGTAGAAGGAACTATTTTCACAATAAATAAAAATTATCAACTAGTTAATTATGGAACAAAGGCAAAACCTAAAATCTTTAGGAAATGGAAGAAAATTAAGGTTAAATATGCAGAAATAAGAAATGCTAGTAGAAGAAAAGAGATTCTAGTGGATAATGATGGATATATACTATTTTTAGTATAG
- the cas2 gene encoding CRISPR-associated endonuclease Cas2, giving the protein MYVILIYDIKTDEKSPRIHRNIFKICKKYLTNVQKSVFEGELSRAEELKLKMELKPFIRKDKDSIVIFKSRSNKWLDKEFWAMEDDKTSNII; this is encoded by the coding sequence ATGTATGTAATATTAATATACGATATAAAAACAGATGAAAAAAGTCCAAGAATTCATAGAAATATTTTTAAAATCTGTAAAAAATATTTAACAAATGTACAAAAATCGGTATTTGAAGGTGAGCTAAGCAGAGCAGAAGAATTAAAATTGAAAATGGAATTAAAGCCATTTATTCGTAAAGATAAAGATTCAATAGTAATTTTTAAAAGTAGGAGCAATAAATGGTTAGACAAGGAATTTTGGGCGATGGAAGATGATAAAACATCCAATATAATTTAG
- the cas7i gene encoding type I-B CRISPR-associated protein Cas7/Cst2/DevR, translated as MTNKGLTISIIFEAESANYGESVGNVASLKKLSRNKGEQYTYISRQAIRYNIVEQLNYPLAKVKAEGSGDKKVVQFTQDSTIADYPELDFFGYLKTEKGTGGKKRSAKVRLSNAISLETFKGDLDFLTNKGLADRLEENMNIAQSEIHHSLYRYTITADLDQIGIDGEIEIDNAEKAERVNRLLDTIQYLYRDIRGRRENLSPLFAVGGVYNIKNPVFQNALNIEDGKLKVDELTGVISSNIKDDTKCGLVKGIFENDNEIIEKLNPLTISEFFDDLKIKVRDYYESN; from the coding sequence ATGACAAATAAAGGGTTAACTATATCAATAATATTCGAAGCGGAATCCGCAAATTATGGCGAGTCTGTAGGAAATGTTGCATCTTTAAAGAAACTTTCAAGAAATAAAGGTGAGCAATATACATATATTTCAAGACAGGCTATTAGATACAATATTGTAGAACAATTAAATTATCCTTTAGCTAAGGTTAAGGCTGAAGGTAGTGGCGATAAAAAGGTTGTTCAATTTACACAGGATTCAACAATAGCTGATTATCCGGAATTGGATTTTTTTGGATACTTAAAAACAGAAAAAGGAACCGGTGGAAAGAAACGCTCGGCTAAAGTTAGACTTTCAAATGCAATTTCCCTAGAAACTTTTAAAGGAGATTTGGATTTTCTTACTAACAAGGGACTGGCTGATAGATTAGAAGAAAATATGAATATAGCTCAATCTGAAATTCATCATTCTCTATACAGATATACTATTACAGCTGATTTAGACCAAATAGGAATAGATGGAGAAATAGAAATAGATAATGCTGAAAAAGCGGAGAGAGTTAATAGGCTATTGGACACTATCCAATATCTATATAGGGATATTAGAGGTAGAAGGGAAAATCTAAGTCCTTTATTTGCAGTTGGTGGTGTTTATAATATTAAAAATCCGGTATTCCAAAACGCTTTAAATATTGAAGACGGAAAATTAAAAGTTGATGAATTAACAGGAGTTATTTCTTCCAATATTAAAGACGATACAAAATGTGGTTTAGTTAAGGGGATTTTTGAAAATGATAATGAAATAATAGAAAAATTAAATCCTTTAACAATTAGCGAGTTTTTCGATGATTTAAAAATAAAGGTAAGGGATTATTATGAAAGCAATTAG
- the cas8a1 gene encoding type I-B CRISPR-associated protein Cas8b1/Cst1, which yields MTTIKLELGEWIYNAGIVGLCNILEHSHDEIIIENDYVEFDDSILENFENKYFKYLIDTYEPVLSYSKILNIEDFIIKHKNEDFENFSNENLEYLNKYIADVLKYYLKSNSYKAAYPLIDSNVDILALEKSISKVSKKKTENIEDIKENLVDVFNKIEEVLNFIKLEDSKKYLAGKNIVYNIIRNGWDGVSFLNRATKEKDFYIDYGNYFVEPVVDYLEADKSKYKYTCFTCNREMKNFNNDISFVNNLGFDVARKSAHVWNFDNDIAVCPVCKLVLSCIPAGFTYIFDKGIFINDNINIESLIRTNNKLMTMLDYEVDNKSYGTNKALVKALFNANVRAVRNELQDIQVIRLIDGDYKFNILTKSVLNIINDSKEDLEKIESTGYKEINSYFYIYNIVLDNILNNRNMYLLIEKLLHYKISKNSNLFYNTSHIIRVLKINNRYLREVEVLSKEQEGLIQEANKQGYFLRQAYKEKGSVDKLNGIAYRLLNALKISNISMFMDTILNSYLYTKKQVPKIIVESQKDIDIFKTMGYSFIAGLIEGVEYNTEGNYDK from the coding sequence TTGACAACTATAAAGTTGGAACTTGGAGAATGGATTTACAATGCAGGTATAGTTGGTTTATGTAATATTTTAGAACACTCCCATGATGAAATCATAATAGAAAATGATTATGTGGAATTTGATGATTCTATTTTAGAAAATTTTGAAAATAAATATTTCAAATATTTAATAGATACATACGAGCCGGTTTTGTCCTATAGTAAAATTTTAAATATTGAAGATTTTATTATTAAACATAAAAATGAGGATTTTGAGAATTTTTCTAATGAAAATTTAGAGTATTTAAATAAATATATAGCTGATGTTTTAAAGTATTATTTAAAAAGTAACAGCTATAAGGCTGCCTACCCATTAATAGATTCAAATGTTGATATTTTAGCATTGGAAAAATCTATTTCTAAAGTTTCTAAGAAAAAAACTGAAAATATTGAAGATATTAAGGAAAACTTAGTAGATGTTTTTAATAAAATTGAAGAAGTTTTAAATTTTATTAAATTAGAGGATTCTAAGAAATATTTAGCCGGAAAAAATATTGTATATAATATTATTAGAAATGGCTGGGATGGAGTTTCATTTTTAAATAGGGCTACTAAGGAAAAGGACTTTTATATTGATTATGGAAACTATTTTGTGGAGCCTGTTGTTGATTATTTAGAAGCCGATAAGAGTAAGTATAAATATACTTGTTTTACTTGTAACCGGGAAATGAAAAACTTTAATAATGATATAAGTTTTGTAAATAATCTTGGATTTGATGTTGCTAGAAAATCTGCCCATGTTTGGAATTTTGATAATGATATAGCAGTATGTCCTGTATGTAAATTGGTTTTGTCCTGTATACCGGCAGGCTTTACCTACATATTCGACAAGGGAATTTTTATTAACGACAATATAAATATAGAAAGTTTAATTAGAACTAATAATAAGTTAATGACTATGCTGGATTATGAAGTTGATAATAAGTCCTATGGTACTAATAAGGCCTTAGTAAAGGCGCTTTTTAATGCTAATGTTAGAGCCGTTAGAAATGAATTACAGGATATTCAGGTTATTAGGTTAATAGATGGAGATTACAAGTTTAATATATTAACAAAATCCGTTTTAAATATTATTAACGATTCAAAAGAGGATTTAGAAAAAATTGAATCTACAGGTTATAAGGAAATAAATTCCTATTTTTATATTTATAATATTGTATTGGATAATATTTTAAACAATAGGAATATGTATTTACTTATAGAAAAATTACTACATTATAAAATAAGTAAAAATTCAAATTTATTTTATAATACTAGTCATATAATAAGGGTTTTAAAAATAAATAATCGATATTTAAGGGAGGTTGAAGTGTTGAGTAAAGAACAAGAAGGTCTAATTCAAGAAGCAAATAAGCAAGGGTATTTTTTAAGACAAGCCTACAAGGAAAAAGGTTCAGTAGATAAACTAAATGGAATAGCCTACAGATTGTTAAATGCGTTAAAAATAAGCAATATATCTATGTTTATGGATACTATATTAAATTCCTACTTATATACTAAAAAACAGGTACCGAAAATAATTGTAGAATCTCAAAAGGATATAGATATTTTTAAGACAATGGGTTATTCATTTATAGCTGGCTTAATAGAAGGTGTTGAATATAATACGGAGGGAAATTATGACAAATAA
- the cas6 gene encoding CRISPR-associated endoribonuclease Cas6 — MRFSVELELENELFPKDKNRVILSFLKRNFSNYDMDFYKRMYEDEVNKPKDYCFALYMGRCEFLRDEIKIPDKKVILNFSSYNLEDGVYFYNSILENKKDPFKIKNNTMKISGIRMIKEQVIKEESIIVKTLSPIVARKHTGDNKETWYYSLEEKNGKEQLNYNIKENLLRVFGKEVEYDFKDLEINILKNKIVKVKNYNIVIPSNIAILEIKAKPYILDYLYKAGLGSKKSQGFGMLDII; from the coding sequence ATGCGGTTTTCAGTAGAACTTGAATTGGAAAATGAATTATTTCCAAAGGATAAAAATCGAGTTATCCTATCATTTTTAAAGAGAAATTTTAGTAATTATGACATGGATTTTTATAAAAGAATGTACGAGGATGAGGTAAACAAGCCAAAGGATTATTGTTTTGCCCTCTATATGGGAAGATGTGAATTTTTAAGGGATGAAATAAAAATTCCAGACAAAAAAGTCATACTAAACTTCTCTTCCTATAACTTAGAAGATGGTGTTTATTTTTATAATTCTATTTTAGAAAACAAGAAGGATCCTTTTAAAATAAAAAACAACACTATGAAAATTTCCGGTATTAGAATGATTAAGGAGCAGGTTATTAAAGAGGAGTCAATTATTGTAAAAACTCTTTCTCCTATAGTAGCAAGAAAGCATACGGGAGATAATAAGGAGACTTGGTATTATTCTCTTGAGGAAAAAAATGGCAAGGAACAGCTAAATTACAACATAAAGGAAAACCTTTTAAGAGTATTTGGCAAGGAAGTTGAATATGATTTTAAGGATTTAGAAATAAATATACTTAAAAATAAAATTGTAAAGGTAAAAAACTATAATATTGTAATTCCTAGTAATATTGCTATTTTGGAAATAAAGGCAAAGCCATATATTTTAGATTATTTATATAAGGCAGGACTAGGCTCAAAGAAAAGCCAGGGATTTGGAATGCTAGATATAATTTAG
- the cas3 gene encoding CRISPR-associated helicase Cas3' encodes MNEYLAKSKPRETIQEHTDNLVKNFKILKEIYPNLNINWDILYWAVIYHDLGKMNLKFQSKLKGKRISGEIPHGILSLAFIDYEKLEDEEYSEEDIRVLFHAVAYHHDRKFDFSEDELIDEISLMEKEVDNFYYDKIPDLIINEEIEADYFYKNDRIFLNENKEGLFFKYTLIKGLLNRLDYAASAYIPVERKNDFLVEGMEKLGFIWNDLQKFMLKNQSENLIVVAQTGMGKTEGGLLWIGDNKGFFILPLKTAINAIYDRVVQIIGNGVEEKVGLLHSDTYKEYLAREKDEKIGIDDYFKRTKQLSLPLTICTLDQLFDLVYRYPGFEQKLATLSYSKIVIDEIQMYSPDLLAYLIIGLEYINKVGGKFAILTATLPGIIVDLLKESKIEFKMPEKPFIDNELKRHSVKILDNEIDKGIILEKYKKNKVLIICNTVKKAQEIYGELKEYIEKERLNLFHSKYIRKDRGEKEQAILEIGSKNSKEYGIWIATQIVEASLDIDFDILLTELSDLNGLFQRMGRCYRKRNFEGTGYNCYVFCGKGISGVNKVVDKDIHKFSKEALKNIDGFITEENKINMIDKVYSTKSLENTEYYKKLKKSIKYVKSFEDYELTKSETRDRFRNISSWNIIPKTVYDKNIDKIEELMKIIKEKHISREERFKAKLAVLEYTVAIYEYDYYKYNVEGIIELSKYERIYIYNCEYSKELGFKNVEKQEDSINNII; translated from the coding sequence ATGAATGAATATTTAGCAAAGAGCAAACCAAGAGAAACCATTCAAGAACATACCGATAATCTAGTAAAAAATTTTAAAATATTAAAGGAAATATATCCCAATTTAAATATTAATTGGGATATATTATACTGGGCTGTAATTTACCATGATTTAGGTAAAATGAATTTAAAATTCCAATCAAAATTAAAGGGAAAAAGAATCTCTGGAGAAATACCTCATGGAATTTTAAGCCTTGCCTTTATAGATTATGAAAAGCTAGAAGATGAGGAATATTCTGAAGAAGATATTCGTGTTCTTTTTCATGCAGTTGCATACCACCATGATAGAAAATTTGATTTTTCTGAAGATGAACTTATAGACGAAATATCATTAATGGAAAAAGAAGTGGATAATTTCTATTATGATAAAATACCTGATTTAATAATTAATGAAGAAATAGAAGCAGATTATTTTTACAAAAACGATAGAATTTTTTTAAATGAAAATAAAGAAGGATTATTTTTTAAATATACTTTAATTAAAGGTCTTTTAAATCGCTTAGACTATGCTGCCTCTGCTTATATACCCGTAGAAAGAAAAAATGATTTTCTTGTAGAAGGCATGGAGAAACTAGGTTTTATTTGGAATGATTTACAAAAGTTTATGTTAAAAAATCAAAGTGAAAACTTGATAGTTGTGGCTCAAACAGGAATGGGAAAGACAGAAGGGGGACTTTTGTGGATTGGAGATAATAAGGGTTTTTTTATTCTGCCATTAAAAACAGCTATAAATGCTATTTATGATAGGGTGGTACAAATAATAGGTAATGGAGTAGAAGAAAAGGTAGGTTTACTTCATTCTGATACATATAAAGAGTATTTAGCTCGAGAAAAAGATGAAAAAATAGGAATAGATGATTATTTTAAAAGAACAAAACAGCTTTCTTTACCTTTAACAATTTGTACATTGGACCAATTATTTGACTTAGTTTATAGATATCCTGGATTTGAACAAAAATTAGCAACATTATCTTACTCTAAAATTGTAATAGATGAAATTCAAATGTACTCCCCTGACTTACTGGCATATTTAATAATAGGGTTAGAGTATATTAATAAAGTTGGAGGTAAATTTGCAATATTAACTGCGACACTACCGGGAATAATTGTAGATCTTTTAAAAGAAAGCAAAATTGAATTTAAAATGCCGGAAAAACCCTTTATTGACAATGAATTAAAACGACATAGTGTAAAAATCTTAGATAATGAAATTGATAAAGGTATAATTTTAGAAAAATATAAGAAGAACAAAGTATTAATTATTTGCAATACTGTGAAGAAAGCACAGGAAATTTATGGGGAATTAAAAGAATATATTGAAAAAGAAAGACTTAATTTATTTCACAGTAAATATATTAGAAAGGACAGAGGAGAAAAAGAGCAGGCTATATTAGAAATAGGTAGTAAGAATAGTAAGGAGTATGGTATATGGATTGCAACTCAAATAGTTGAAGCATCTTTAGATATAGATTTCGATATTTTATTAACAGAACTATCGGATTTAAATGGATTATTTCAACGAATGGGACGTTGTTATAGAAAGAGGAATTTTGAAGGCACAGGATACAACTGCTATGTATTCTGTGGTAAAGGAATATCCGGTGTAAATAAAGTCGTAGATAAGGATATACATAAGTTTTCAAAAGAAGCATTAAAAAATATCGACGGATTTATAACTGAAGAAAATAAAATTAACATGATAGATAAAGTTTATAGTACGAAAAGTTTAGAAAATACAGAATACTATAAAAAACTTAAAAAATCTATTAAATATGTTAAAAGTTTTGAAGATTATGAATTAACAAAAAGTGAAACAAGGGATAGATTTAGAAATATTTCCAGTTGGAATATTATACCAAAAACAGTATACGATAAAAATATAGATAAGATAGAAGAACTCATGAAAATCATTAAAGAAAAACATATCAGTAGAGAAGAACGTTTCAAAGCTAAGTTAGCTGTCTTAGAATATACTGTGGCAATATATGAATACGACTATTATAAATATAATGTGGAAGGGATTATAGAATTAAGTAAATATGAGAGAATTTATATTTATAATTGTGAATATTCAAAAGAATTAGGTTTCAAAAACGTGGAAAAACAAGAAGATAGTATAAATAATATAATATAG
- the cas1b gene encoding type I-B CRISPR-associated endonuclease Cas1b: protein MKETFYITKSGTLRRKDNNIVFENSDGTEVFLKSEKMDELYLFGEIDLNTRLLNFLSQMGITLNVFNYYGYYSGSYYPRESKVSGYLLVEQVKTQIDLPRRMKIAKEIVCSAARNIYRNLRYYNKREVDLSVAMSEIEYFISKIDEMENINSLMGIEGNIRKIYYDQWTKIIKQDVEFEKRVKRPPDNMVNTLISFLNSMMYTTVLSEIYKTQLNPTVSFLHEPGNKRFSLALDIAEIFKPLIVDRMIFSMLNKKQITKSHFIDKSRGLELTDVGLKILLGEYENRLKKVLKHKGLKREVSYRYLIRLECYKLMKSVIGEKRLRRF, encoded by the coding sequence ATGAAAGAGACATTTTATATAACAAAAAGTGGAACACTAAGAAGAAAAGATAATAATATTGTATTTGAAAATTCAGATGGAACAGAAGTGTTTTTGAAATCAGAAAAAATGGATGAACTTTATTTGTTTGGAGAAATAGATTTAAATACTAGACTATTAAATTTTCTATCACAAATGGGAATTACTCTAAATGTTTTTAATTACTATGGATATTATAGTGGAAGTTACTATCCAAGGGAAAGTAAGGTAAGTGGTTATTTATTAGTAGAACAAGTTAAAACACAAATAGACTTACCTAGACGAATGAAAATAGCTAAAGAAATAGTCTGCTCAGCAGCAAGAAATATTTATCGAAATCTTAGGTATTATAATAAAAGAGAAGTGGACTTAAGTGTAGCTATGTCTGAGATAGAGTACTTCATTTCAAAAATAGATGAAATGGAAAATATTAATTCATTAATGGGAATTGAGGGAAATATTAGAAAAATTTATTACGACCAATGGACTAAAATAATAAAACAGGATGTAGAGTTTGAAAAAAGAGTGAAGAGACCACCGGATAATATGGTTAATACTTTAATTTCCTTTCTAAATAGTATGATGTATACTACAGTATTAAGTGAAATTTATAAAACTCAATTAAATCCAACAGTTAGCTTTCTTCATGAACCTGGAAATAAAAGATTTTCCTTAGCCTTGGATATTGCAGAAATTTTCAAACCATTAATAGTGGACAGAATGATTTTTTCTATGCTTAATAAAAAACAAATAACTAAATCTCATTTTATAGATAAGTCTAGAGGATTGGAATTAACAGATGTAGGTTTAAAAATACTATTAGGAGAGTATGAAAATAGATTAAAGAAAGTGTTGAAACACAAAGGTTTAAAAAGAGAAGTATCATATAGATATTTGATAAGGCTGGAATGTTATAAATTAATGAAAAGTGTAATAGGAGAAAAAAGATTACGAAGGTTTTAA
- the cas4 gene encoding CRISPR-associated protein Cas4, with protein sequence MKITGIMVYYYFVCKRKLWYFSKDITMEHNSELVEIGKILDEYSYNRKKKSILVDDIINIDFIEDWKIIHEIKKSKSIEEASIWQVKYYIYMLNKLGVEIEKAIIDYPLIKEREVIDLKEKDIVEMEKVLDEIKNIINSKNIPKDMVRKSICNKCAYYELCYV encoded by the coding sequence ATGAAAATAACAGGAATAATGGTTTACTATTACTTTGTATGTAAAAGAAAACTATGGTATTTTTCAAAGGATATTACTATGGAACATAACAGTGAATTAGTTGAAATTGGTAAGATTTTAGATGAGTATTCATATAATAGAAAGAAAAAATCAATCTTAGTCGACGATATAATCAATATTGATTTTATTGAAGATTGGAAAATAATTCATGAAATAAAAAAGTCTAAATCTATAGAAGAAGCTTCTATATGGCAAGTGAAATATTACATTTATATGTTAAATAAACTTGGAGTGGAAATTGAAAAAGCTATTATTGATTATCCATTAATTAAAGAAAGAGAAGTTATTGATTTAAAAGAAAAAGATATTGTAGAAATGGAAAAAGTATTAGATGAGATAAAAAACATAATTAATTCTAAAAATATACCAAAGGATATGGTAAGAAAAAGCATATGTAATAAATGTGCATATTATGAATTATGCTATGTATAA
- a CDS encoding TRAP transporter fused permease subunit, with protein sequence MSIALTRKSRGGPAKMAVVTSGFFGMISGSAVANVASTGSFTIPLMKRQGYSKRFAGAVTAVGSTGGQIMPPIMGAAAFVLADVAGVGYKTVAVAAFIPAVMYYLTLFKMVDLESVKLGIKAIPPEEVPELKGTFTQSIKLIVPLGVLLVLLLGFNSTPMMAAIWSILSIIVLGFFDSKDRMNLEKIINGFVATTRSMPQVVAACACSGIVTGVFALTGLGLKLSHFIVNLGGNNILLSLILAMLICIVLGMGLPTTASYIICATAIAPALIQIGVPSLAAHLFLLYFASISAITPPVAVASYAAASIADENAMKVGWTAVKLGIAGFILPFTFAINPDYLHIGLDITTFITMISAIVVSMAAAILIQGYIEKKATIIERIICAVVIVLAIQSGLIQSLAGWVLFGVMYFFRRYQAKKEERSEKEVVN encoded by the coding sequence ATTTCTATAGCCTTAACAAGAAAAAGTAGAGGTGGGCCTGCAAAAATGGCGGTAGTTACTTCCGGATTTTTTGGGATGATATCGGGAAGTGCCGTTGCAAACGTAGCGAGTACAGGATCTTTTACAATACCTTTAATGAAACGACAAGGCTATTCTAAACGATTTGCTGGAGCAGTAACAGCAGTAGGATCAACAGGTGGTCAAATAATGCCACCTATAATGGGAGCAGCAGCCTTTGTACTTGCAGATGTGGCCGGAGTAGGCTATAAAACAGTTGCAGTTGCAGCTTTTATTCCAGCAGTAATGTATTATTTAACGCTTTTTAAAATGGTTGATTTAGAATCGGTAAAACTTGGAATAAAGGCAATTCCACCAGAGGAAGTTCCTGAATTAAAGGGAACATTCACACAGAGTATAAAACTAATAGTTCCATTAGGCGTATTGTTAGTACTTCTTTTAGGATTTAATTCAACTCCAATGATGGCAGCGATTTGGTCAATATTATCCATAATAGTTTTAGGATTTTTCGACAGTAAAGATAGAATGAATTTAGAAAAAATAATTAACGGATTTGTTGCAACTACAAGAAGTATGCCACAAGTAGTAGCAGCTTGCGCTTGCTCAGGTATAGTTACAGGTGTATTTGCACTAACAGGATTAGGATTAAAACTAAGTCATTTTATAGTTAACTTAGGCGGAAATAACATACTACTTAGTTTAATACTTGCAATGTTAATTTGTATAGTTTTAGGAATGGGATTACCAACGACAGCTTCCTATATAATTTGTGCTACTGCAATAGCACCGGCACTAATTCAAATAGGAGTACCATCATTAGCGGCTCATTTATTCTTATTGTATTTTGCTAGTATTTCTGCAATAACTCCACCGGTTGCAGTTGCATCATATGCAGCAGCCAGTATAGCAGATGAAAATGCCATGAAGGTAGGATGGACAGCTGTAAAATTAGGAATAGCAGGGTTTATATTACCATTTACCTTTGCTATAAATCCGGATTACTTACATATAGGTTTGGATATAACTACCTTTATAACTATGATATCAGCAATAGTAGTTTCAATGGCGGCAGCAATACTAATACAGGGATATATAGAAAAGAAAGCAACAATTATTGAAAGAATAATTTGTGCAGTAGTAATAGTGTTGGCAATTCAATCTGGACTTATACAGTCATTAGCAGGTTGGGTATTATTTGGAGTAATGTACTTCTTTAGAAGATACCAAGCTAAAAAAGAAGAAAGATCAGAAAAAGAAGTAGTCAATTAA